The DNA window TCAACTAAAATACTTGAGGGAAATTTAATCTTTCCTGCCAATTTGTAACCAAGATTAAAAGTCTCTTCAGGTGAGTTTGTTATAATTTTCATCTTTTAAAAATTTAATGTATAAAGCATAAAGAGTCAAGAAGGGAAAATGTTTAGAATTTTTGAAAAATTTTTTAAAGTTTTCACTTCCCCCACCTGTTAGGATTATCTTAAAATTCTTTGATCTATATCTTGTTTTAAGTCTATTTAATATTGATTTTATTCCGAATATAAGAACGTTCTTTATTCCATAATTTACACACTCTTCAGTGCTTTTTCCAATTAACTTTAGATCCTTGTATATTTCATTAACGTTTATGAGGGCAGTTTTTTTATTAAGGGTTTCTATCTGCGTTTCCAAGGAAGGTATTATAAGTCCTCCCTTAAAGTCACCGTTTTTGAAGGCCACGTCTATGGTTATAGCTGTCCCAAAGTTGATAACAATTACATCTTGCCTAAATAAATTTATTGCACCAAATACATTAACTAATCTATCTATACCAAGTCTTTCTTTGTTTCTGTAGGGATTTTTTATTTCTTTAAAATCTTTGTGAGTTAAAAATTTTACATC is part of the Candidatus Hydrothermales bacterium genome and encodes:
- a CDS encoding type III pantothenate kinase, whose amino-acid sequence is MLIKKLICVDIGNRNIKIGYFKSLKEKPQIEVDIKESSLELIEKFLKKYKDSPIYAISVVPSIKEKIEENFDVKFLTHKDFKEIKNPYRNKERLGIDRLVNVFGAINLFRQDVIVINFGTAITIDVAFKNGDFKGGLIIPSLETQIETLNKKTALINVNEIYKDLKLIGKSTEECVNYGIKNVLIFGIKSILNRLKTRYRSKNFKIILTGGGSENFKKFFKNSKHFPFLTLYALYIKFLKDENYNKLT